The Burkholderiales bacterium genome has a window encoding:
- a CDS encoding farnesyl diphosphate synthase: MDAPDFQSWAAARQARIETLLETVLPSAKIVPERLHAAMRYAVLGSGKRVRPLLAFAGGELSEADIERVALAGAAVELIHAYSLVHDDLPCMDDDVLRRGKPTVHVEYDEATALLVGDALQSLALQLLGEYRLAEHSVDQLHMVKLLATAAGSRGMAGGQAIDLDSVGKKLSVPELELMHIHKTGALIRASVLLGAHCGHGLGESELAELDRFAKLIGLAFQVVDDVLDAEAPTATLGKTAGKDAERNKPTYVSALGVTESKKFAEALRHDALSALEGFGERAVRLRQLADFIVLRKF, translated from the coding sequence CGCGCCCGACTTCCAGAGCTGGGCGGCTGCCCGCCAGGCTCGTATCGAGACGTTGCTGGAGACCGTCCTGCCGTCGGCCAAGATCGTCCCGGAGCGCCTCCACGCTGCGATGCGATATGCGGTGCTCGGCTCGGGTAAGCGCGTGCGGCCGCTGCTCGCGTTCGCCGGCGGCGAGCTCTCCGAAGCCGACATCGAGCGCGTCGCGCTCGCCGGCGCCGCGGTCGAGCTGATCCACGCGTATTCGCTCGTGCACGACGATCTGCCGTGCATGGACGACGACGTGCTCCGCCGCGGCAAGCCCACCGTCCACGTCGAGTACGACGAGGCGACCGCGCTCCTGGTGGGCGATGCGCTGCAAAGCCTCGCTTTGCAGCTCCTCGGCGAATACCGCCTCGCCGAGCACAGCGTCGACCAGCTGCACATGGTGAAGCTGCTCGCGACCGCCGCGGGGTCGCGCGGCATGGCGGGCGGCCAGGCGATCGATCTCGATTCGGTGGGCAAGAAGCTGTCCGTGCCGGAGCTCGAGCTCATGCACATCCACAAGACGGGTGCGCTGATCCGCGCGTCGGTGCTGCTCGGCGCGCACTGCGGCCACGGCCTCGGTGAGAGCGAGCTCGCCGAGCTCGATCGCTTCGCCAAGCTGATCGGGCTCGCGTTCCAGGTCGTCGACGACGTGCTCGACGCCGAAGCGCCTACCGCGACCCTCGGCAAGACCGCGGGCAAGGATGCGGAGCGCAACAAACCGACTTACGTGAGCGCGCTGGGCGTCACCGAATCGAAGAAGTTCGCCGAAGCGCTGCGTCACGATGCTCTTTCCGCGCTCGAAGGCTTCGGCGAGCGCGCGGTGAGATTGCGACAACTCGCGGACTTCATCGTCCTTCGAAAATTCTAA
- a CDS encoding type 1 glutamine amidotransferase yields the protein MKPIVILRFARTEGPGYFATYLDGRGLSWRLVKLDEGEVLPAFGGFSGLAMMGGPMSVNDDLPWIPPVLELARASVANDVPVIGHCLGGQLLSKALGGRVTRNAVKEIGWGEVQVAATAEAREWGPAKPFLSYHWHGETFSIPPAAERIWGSAHCANQGFVVGNSIGMQCHVEMTEDLIETWCETGAREIEEALPLSPAVQTPEQMRVDIAARVDALHRAAHKVYDRWVSGLEVNP from the coding sequence ATGAAACCGATCGTCATCCTGCGCTTCGCCCGCACCGAAGGTCCGGGCTATTTTGCCACGTACCTCGACGGGCGCGGCCTGTCCTGGCGGCTCGTGAAGCTCGATGAAGGTGAAGTCCTGCCCGCTTTCGGTGGGTTCTCAGGGCTGGCGATGATGGGCGGACCGATGAGCGTCAACGACGACCTGCCTTGGATTCCGCCGGTGCTCGAGCTCGCGCGCGCGAGCGTGGCGAACGACGTGCCGGTGATCGGTCATTGCCTCGGCGGGCAGCTGCTGTCGAAAGCGCTCGGCGGCCGCGTTACGCGCAATGCGGTGAAAGAGATCGGCTGGGGCGAAGTGCAGGTCGCGGCCACGGCCGAGGCGCGCGAGTGGGGGCCCGCGAAGCCGTTCCTGTCGTATCACTGGCACGGGGAGACGTTCTCGATCCCCCCTGCGGCCGAGCGCATCTGGGGAAGCGCGCACTGCGCGAACCAGGGGTTCGTGGTCGGCAACTCGATCGGCATGCAATGCCACGTCGAGATGACCGAAGATCTCATCGAGACGTGGTGCGAGACCGGCGCGCGCGAGATCGAGGAGGCGCTGCCGCTCAGCCCGGCGGTGCAGACGCCGGAACAGATGCGCGTCGACATCGCCGCGCGCGTCGACGCTTTGCATCGAGCAGCGCACAAGGTTTACGACCGCTGGGTCAGCGGTCTCGAGGTCAATCCCTGA
- the dxs gene encoding 1-deoxy-D-xylulose-5-phosphate synthase, translated as MYELLDGISYPHDLRQLERSQLRRLADELRQFLLESVSQTGGHLSSNLGTVELTIALHYVFDTPNDRIVWDVGHQTYGHKVLTGRRAGMKRLRMWEGISGFPRRDESEYDTFGTAHSSTSISAALGMAVASKLKGERRRAIAVIGDGAMTAGMAFEALNNAGDMDVDLLVILNDNEMSISPPVGALNKYLARLMSGRVYNTARGLGERVLGELARRAEEHVKGMMSPGTMFEEFGFNYIGPIDGHDLDALIPTLHNIRNLRGPQFLHVVTRKGQGYKLAENDPVLYHGVSKFDHTNGIVGGKSGGKQSYTQIFGDWLCDMAEADSRLVGITPAMREGSGLVQFAARFPDRYFDVGIAEQHALTFAAGLACEGMKPVVAIYSTFLQRAYDQLIHDVQIQNLPIVLAIDRAGLVGADGATHNGSFDLSYLRCLPNMTVMTPADENECRQMLYTAFTMNTPTAVRYPRGTGPGVATQKAMQIVPVGKGEIRREAAPDAARKVAILAFGSMLHPGLTAAEELQATVANMRYVKPLDESLVLDLAGRHELLVTIEENVVAGGAGSAVIEALERHRVTVPVLQLGLPDRFIDQGDPSIQLASCGLNAEGILNAIRERLAD; from the coding sequence ATGTACGAGCTACTGGACGGAATTTCCTATCCCCATGACTTGCGCCAGCTGGAACGAAGCCAGCTGCGGCGCCTTGCCGACGAGCTGCGCCAGTTCCTGCTCGAATCGGTGAGCCAGACGGGAGGCCATCTCTCTTCGAACCTCGGCACCGTCGAGCTCACCATAGCCCTGCACTACGTGTTCGACACGCCCAACGACCGCATCGTGTGGGACGTCGGCCACCAGACCTACGGGCACAAGGTGCTCACCGGGCGGCGTGCCGGGATGAAGCGGCTGCGCATGTGGGAAGGCATCTCGGGATTTCCGCGGCGCGACGAAAGCGAATACGACACTTTCGGCACGGCGCATTCCAGCACGTCGATCAGCGCCGCCCTGGGCATGGCCGTCGCCTCGAAGCTCAAAGGCGAGCGCCGCCGCGCGATCGCGGTGATCGGAGACGGCGCGATGACCGCCGGCATGGCGTTCGAGGCGCTGAACAACGCGGGCGACATGGACGTCGACCTGCTCGTCATCCTGAACGACAACGAGATGTCGATCTCGCCGCCGGTGGGCGCGCTCAACAAGTACCTGGCGCGGCTCATGTCGGGCCGCGTCTACAACACCGCCCGGGGTTTGGGCGAGCGCGTGCTGGGCGAGCTCGCGCGCCGCGCCGAAGAGCACGTGAAAGGCATGATGAGCCCCGGCACGATGTTCGAGGAGTTCGGCTTCAACTACATCGGCCCGATCGACGGCCACGACCTCGACGCGCTCATCCCGACGCTGCACAACATCAGGAACCTGCGCGGGCCGCAGTTCCTGCACGTCGTCACGCGCAAGGGACAGGGCTACAAGCTCGCGGAAAACGATCCGGTCCTGTATCACGGCGTCTCGAAGTTCGATCACACCAACGGCATCGTCGGCGGCAAGTCGGGCGGCAAGCAGTCGTACACCCAGATCTTCGGGGACTGGCTGTGCGACATGGCGGAAGCCGACTCGCGCCTCGTCGGCATCACGCCCGCGATGCGCGAAGGCTCGGGCCTCGTGCAGTTCGCCGCGCGCTTCCCCGACCGCTATTTCGACGTCGGCATCGCCGAGCAGCACGCGCTCACCTTCGCGGCAGGCCTCGCGTGCGAAGGCATGAAGCCGGTGGTCGCGATCTACTCGACCTTCCTTCAGCGCGCCTACGACCAGCTCATCCACGACGTGCAGATCCAGAACCTGCCCATCGTGCTGGCGATCGACCGCGCGGGGCTGGTCGGCGCGGATGGCGCGACGCACAACGGCAGCTTCGATCTCTCCTATCTGCGGTGTCTTCCCAATATGACGGTGATGACGCCGGCTGACGAGAACGAATGCCGGCAGATGCTGTACACGGCATTCACGATGAATACGCCGACTGCGGTGCGCTACCCGCGCGGCACCGGGCCCGGCGTGGCGACGCAGAAAGCGATGCAGATCGTGCCCGTCGGCAAGGGCGAGATCCGGCGCGAAGCGGCGCCCGATGCCGCGCGCAAGGTGGCGATCCTCGCGTTCGGCTCGATGCTCCACCCCGGCCTCACCGCGGCCGAGGAGCTTCAGGCGACCGTCGCCAACATGCGCTACGTCAAACCGCTCGACGAGTCGCTGGTCCTCGACCTTGCCGGGCGCCACGAGCTGCTCGTAACCATCGAGGAGAACGTCGTTGCGGGCGGGGCCGGGAGCGCGGTGATCGAGGCGCTCGAGCGCCACCGCGTCACGGTCCCGGTATTGCAACTCGGATTGCCGGACCGCTTCATCGACCAGGGCGACCCTTCGATCCAGCTCGCGTCGTGCGGCCTCAACGCCGAAGGCATACTGAACGCGATCCGCGAGCGGCTCGCGGACTAG
- a CDS encoding MFS transporter: protein MTTIAVVRKNGYAAIAADTMTKWGSGKETASYIVNHGKIFRVGNTYLGVTGNATFQTILRDYFARPRVYARFDSPLEIFKTWQKLHTVLKQDYFLVPGHGEDDAIESSRMDVLIMNASGIFGIAAHRTVQEFAKFYAFGSGGDIALGVMYATYDDSKRSAEQIARHAIEGAAEFDDSTGAPVTCYALKLRKS from the coding sequence ATGACTACCATAGCGGTCGTAAGAAAAAACGGCTACGCCGCGATCGCCGCGGATACGATGACCAAGTGGGGCTCGGGTAAGGAAACCGCGAGCTACATCGTCAATCACGGCAAGATTTTCCGCGTCGGCAACACTTACCTCGGCGTCACCGGCAACGCCACTTTCCAGACCATCCTGCGGGACTACTTCGCGCGGCCTCGCGTCTACGCGCGCTTCGACAGCCCGCTGGAGATCTTCAAGACGTGGCAGAAGCTGCACACGGTGCTCAAGCAGGACTACTTCCTCGTTCCCGGGCACGGCGAAGACGACGCGATCGAATCGTCGCGTATGGACGTGCTCATCATGAATGCGTCCGGCATATTCGGTATCGCCGCCCACCGCACCGTGCAGGAGTTCGCGAAGTTCTACGCGTTCGGGAGCGGCGGCGATATCGCGCTCGGCGTGATGTACGCGACCTACGACGATTCCAAGCGCTCGGCCGAACAGATCGCGCGGCATGCGATCGAAGGCGCCGCCGAGTTCGACGACAGCACCGGCGCGCCCGTCACGTGCTATGCGCTAAAATTGCGCAAGAGCTGA
- a CDS encoding TIGR02281 family clan AA aspartic protease → MTIGFMATGKPARLSSLAALLLLFQLAADAADIAVTALFNGKAVIVVDNGKPRTLSVGDTTPDGVKLVSASSESAVVEYAGKRQTLRLGEGTRLGAGASASAGGSGQVTLTVGAGGHFWANGAINGVAIRFLVDTGATSVALSSEAAKRMGLNYTAGTRVGVRTANAVTSGHRIALDSVRVGDITLTNVEALVLEGRYPEEALLGMSFLGRTQMKREGDTLTLVRRY, encoded by the coding sequence ATGACGATCGGTTTCATGGCGACGGGTAAACCGGCAAGGCTTTCGAGTTTAGCCGCACTGCTGCTGCTCTTTCAGCTTGCCGCGGACGCCGCCGACATCGCCGTCACCGCGCTCTTCAACGGCAAGGCCGTGATCGTCGTCGACAACGGCAAACCGCGCACGCTCTCGGTCGGCGACACGACGCCCGACGGCGTGAAGCTCGTGAGCGCGAGCAGCGAATCCGCGGTCGTCGAATATGCCGGCAAGCGGCAGACGCTGCGCCTCGGCGAGGGCACGCGCCTGGGCGCCGGGGCGAGCGCTTCGGCGGGCGGTTCCGGCCAGGTGACGCTGACCGTCGGCGCCGGCGGACACTTCTGGGCGAACGGCGCGATCAACGGTGTCGCGATCCGCTTCCTCGTCGACACCGGCGCGACTTCGGTCGCGCTCTCCAGCGAGGCCGCAAAACGCATGGGCTTGAATTACACCGCGGGTACACGCGTGGGCGTGCGCACCGCGAACGCCGTGACCAGCGGCCATCGTATCGCGCTCGACAGCGTCCGGGTCGGCGACATCACGCTCACCAATGTCGAGGCGCTGGTCCTCGAAGGCCGCTACCCAGAAGAGGCGCTGCTCGGCATGAGCTTTCTGGGCCGCACGCAGATGAAGCGCGAGGGCGACACCCTTACCTTGGTCCGTCGATACTAG
- the folE gene encoding GTP cyclohydrolase I FolE: MNRPGGMAQDNQTNGYEKIDRYDAPKVERMSERVRGLLEELGEDPQREGLAKTPERVAKALQYLTHGYGLDPTQILRSAMFREEYQQMVIVRDIEVYSLCEHHMLPFFGKAHVAYIPNGYIVGLSKIPRVVDAFARRLQVQERLTVDVRNCIEETLKPLGVAVVIEAQHMCMIMRGIQKQHSIATTSAFTGEFNTEKTRAEFMRLISRNSPQA, translated from the coding sequence ATGAATCGGCCAGGCGGTATGGCGCAGGACAACCAGACGAACGGCTACGAAAAGATCGACCGCTACGACGCGCCGAAGGTGGAGCGCATGTCGGAACGCGTGCGCGGCCTGCTCGAAGAGCTCGGGGAGGATCCGCAGCGCGAAGGCCTCGCGAAAACGCCCGAGCGCGTCGCCAAGGCGCTGCAGTACCTCACGCACGGCTACGGCCTCGATCCGACGCAGATCCTGCGCTCCGCGATGTTCCGCGAGGAATACCAGCAGATGGTGATCGTTCGCGACATCGAGGTGTACTCGCTGTGCGAGCACCACATGCTGCCTTTCTTCGGCAAGGCCCACGTCGCGTACATCCCCAACGGCTACATCGTCGGATTGTCCAAGATCCCGCGCGTGGTGGACGCTTTCGCGCGGCGCCTGCAGGTGCAGGAGCGTCTCACGGTCGACGTGCGCAACTGCATCGAGGAGACGCTGAAGCCGCTGGGCGTGGCGGTCGTCATCGAGGCGCAGCACATGTGCATGATCATGCGCGGCATCCAGAAGCAGCATTCGATCGCGACCACGTCGGCGTTCACCGGCGAGTTCAACACCGAGAAGACGCGCGCCGAGTTCATGCGCCTCATCTCGCGAAACTCGCCGCAGGCTTGA
- the ribA gene encoding GTP cyclohydrolase II, whose translation MSTPRTSEYVVEQVLPDVRRGRMVILVDSADRENEGDLFVAADKATPEAISFMATHGRGLVSLALTEERMRQLDLSLITDDRVNTTKFQTAFATPIDAREGVASGMSAQDRARTIQVAIADNARPADLIRPGRLQTLRALDGGVLTRPGHTEAAVDLARLAGLKPAGVICEIMNDDGTMARMPELERFAERHGIRILRIGDLVAYRQNERAIRRRAETTLPTSKAGPFKLIVYADSFERTLYVALVKGEIRSGEPTLVRLHSQCLTGDVFGSERCDCGEQLDAAMTMIEQVGTGVLVYMFDEGRGIGLLNKIRAYALQDEGHDTVEANHALGFAADMRDYSAGAHILFDLGVRQVRLMTNNPDKVQALENYGLSVVERVPVEAPPRSANRAYLQTKRRKFGHLLSMVGDAPDSDKPES comes from the coding sequence ATGAGCACGCCCAGGACGAGCGAATACGTGGTCGAGCAGGTGCTGCCCGACGTGCGCCGCGGGCGCATGGTGATCCTGGTCGACAGCGCCGACCGCGAGAACGAGGGCGATCTCTTCGTCGCCGCGGACAAGGCGACGCCCGAGGCGATCAGCTTCATGGCCACGCACGGCCGGGGGCTGGTCTCACTCGCGCTCACCGAAGAGCGCATGCGCCAGCTCGACCTCTCGCTGATCACCGACGATCGGGTCAACACGACCAAGTTCCAGACCGCGTTCGCGACGCCGATCGACGCGCGCGAAGGCGTGGCGTCGGGCATGTCGGCGCAGGACCGCGCCCGTACGATACAGGTGGCGATCGCCGACAACGCACGCCCGGCGGATCTGATACGGCCCGGAAGGCTGCAGACGCTGCGCGCCCTCGACGGCGGCGTGCTCACGCGGCCCGGGCACACCGAGGCCGCGGTCGATCTCGCGCGCTTGGCCGGCCTCAAGCCTGCCGGCGTGATCTGCGAAATCATGAACGACGACGGCACGATGGCGCGCATGCCCGAGCTCGAGCGCTTCGCCGAGCGGCACGGCATCAGGATCCTCAGGATCGGCGATCTCGTCGCGTACCGGCAGAACGAGCGGGCGATCCGCCGTCGCGCCGAGACCACGCTGCCGACGAGCAAGGCAGGCCCGTTCAAGCTCATCGTGTATGCCGACAGCTTCGAGCGCACGCTGTACGTCGCGCTGGTCAAGGGCGAGATCCGCTCGGGGGAGCCGACGTTGGTGCGGCTGCACTCGCAGTGTCTTACCGGCGACGTATTCGGCTCCGAGCGCTGCGACTGCGGCGAGCAGCTCGACGCGGCGATGACGATGATCGAGCAGGTCGGGACGGGTGTCCTCGTCTACATGTTCGACGAGGGCCGGGGCATCGGTTTACTCAACAAGATCCGGGCTTACGCGCTGCAGGACGAAGGGCACGACACCGTCGAAGCCAATCACGCGCTCGGTTTCGCCGCCGACATGCGCGACTACAGCGCCGGCGCGCACATCCTTTTCGATCTTGGCGTGAGGCAGGTCCGGCTCATGACCAACAACCCGGACAAGGTACAGGCGCTGGAGAACTACGGCCTGTCGGTCGTCGAGCGCGTGCCGGTCGAAGCGCCGCCGCGCAGCGCCAACAGGGCTTACCTCCAGACCAAGCGCAGGAAGTTCGGCCATCTGCTGTCGATGGTCGGCGACGCGCCGGATTCGGACAAACCCGAGTCCTAG
- a CDS encoding YajQ family cyclic di-GMP-binding protein, translating to MPSFDIVSEVNQVEVHNALDQTNKEITNRFDFKGSDARVELSEKEKVLTVYADDDFKLGQVLDVLTGKLAKRGVDVRCLKTGEIDKVSGNKVKQTVAVREGVEQDLAKKIVKLIKDSKLKVQASIQGDAVRVSGAKKDLLQEAIALVRKSITDFPLQFKNFRD from the coding sequence ATGCCTTCGTTCGACATCGTCTCCGAAGTGAATCAGGTCGAGGTGCACAATGCGCTCGACCAGACAAACAAGGAAATCACCAACCGCTTCGACTTCAAGGGCTCGGACGCGCGCGTCGAGCTCAGCGAGAAGGAGAAGGTCCTCACCGTCTACGCCGACGACGACTTCAAGCTCGGCCAGGTGCTGGACGTGCTGACGGGCAAGCTCGCCAAGCGCGGCGTCGACGTGCGCTGCCTGAAGACCGGCGAGATCGACAAGGTCAGCGGCAACAAGGTCAAGCAGACCGTCGCCGTGCGCGAGGGTGTCGAACAGGACCTCGCGAAGAAGATCGTCAAGCTCATCAAGGACAGCAAGCTCAAGGTCCAGGCGAGCATCCAGGGCGACGCGGTGCGGGTGTCGGGCGCGAAGAAGGACCTGCTGCAGGAAGCGATCGCGCTCGTGAGGAAGTCGATCACCGACTTCCCGCTGCAGTTCAAGAACTTCAGGGATTGA